The DNA window GATTTTGTAATCGCTGAGTTTGCTATATTTTACAGGCATTACAGAACAAATCTATCCAATTGTTCTGGTCTTAAGCCATCGGAATTCATTTGATTGCTTCAGATTCGACTGAATTGAATGCCTTGCGTATCTATCATAATAACATATGGCAGATGACGAGTCCTTATTGGTATGAGTACAACGAAAATTTATCACTGCCCATTTATTCGGGGGCTCTTAGCCCTATTCCGGGATCAGGTGAACTAAGTGTAGCACCTGAGTTTAGTGCGCCTGGCAATCATGATTATACCTTGCTACCTTGGTCTCTGTGTATCGACGCCGGAATAGATTCCTTTCCTGTTCCCATTCCTTTTGATTTATCGGGTTCTAGCAGAGTTTCGGGATCCCACACCGATCTTGGCGCCCTTGAGTTCAACAATACCGTGAACCTTGATGAGGTAAAACAAAGGGATGAAATACGGTTTCGACTATATCCAAATCCGACCGCGGACCACTTTACCCTGGATGTTGAATTGAGGTATCGGTCTAATTTGACCGTGACAATCTACGCCGCGGATGGAAGTCTGGTGGGTCGCGAAGCCGTGCATAGGGCCGCAGGCCCATATAAAAAGGACTTTTCTATTGTGGATCTCGCGGCCGGACGCTACCTCATGGAGCTACAGAAGGATTACGGGCGTTTTGTGGAGTCGTTGGTGGTTAACGACTAAAGAACACCAAGTACTCTGCCGTATTGCTGCAGTTGTCGGTCACACGAAGTTCGAAGGTGTGCTCACCGGGTCCGCAGTGCTCGTCGAAGGTGTACCACAATCGGCGCGTTTTGGGGTTCCATTCCATCAGCACCCATTCATTATCTATGGTGCCTGTAATTTGGTCGATACCGCTGAAGTCATCACTAATACGGACCAGGATCGTTGAATCTTTATTCATGTTCTTCCGGGCGAAGATGTTTACGGGGTCTATGCTTGGAGCCAGCGTATCAGCCGTAATGGCATATCGACCGAATTCACGGCTTCGTCCCACGAATCGACCCGCGGTCCAATCTCCCGGCCACCATTCGAGCCGCCCATTGTCTTCAATTTCAACAAAGCACAGCTGCTCCTCGCGGAGGCCTGTTGGCAAGCTTTCAAGTGGGAGGTCGAGCGTAAAATAGGTGTGCGCAGGAATACCGGTATGTCCAAAGCGGTACACGGGGCTGAAAAAAGGGCGCGACTTATGCATCGAGCCGCTAGGCTCAGAGACTTCAACGGGGAAGTAAGTGTCGGCATACAGCACTCCGGCCGGAATGATGCAACGGGCATCGTCGGCGGGGAGTCGGTGCACTTCGTTGTGGGCGAGCCAAAGCTGGTCGTCGGGGTACACCAGCGGTTGGTCGCTCAATGATACCTGTGATTCGGGGGTAATTCCTTCGAAATCGAACTCCAAGATGCTTCGATTGCCTGCACGGTCACTCGCCTCGATCTTAAGGTTGTAGCTGCTGCTGTCGCTGAAGCTGTACCCGGCCGGATTCCCCTGTACGAAGCTCAGTTGGTTGTTCGGCTCAACGTAGAGTTTGGAAGCTTGGTCGCTACAGCATTTGTACTGATCGAACGTAATGAGGCTGTTGAGGTAGCGCGTTTCGTCAAAACTGAATTCGTCGATGCTGTGTTGGTAATGCAGGCTATCGTTCAGCCACATCTTGAGCGCGACCGTGCCGTTTTTATTGGAGCCGCCGTCTTGCTGATCCACCGTTTCGATGGCGAATCCCCAAGTTCCGGAAAGCTTGTAGTAGCCCGGTCTCGAAACGCGGTATTCCCCAACTCCGGATCGAATGAGCGGGAGGGTGAAGGTCTTTCGTTCGCCATTGCAAAGCGCATCGCGGCCGATGGGCACGAGCATCAGGTTTTCCATGAGCGGAGCGCGGTGATCCGCAATTTCGAATCCCTCAGCGATCGGATCCAGTGGATGTTCGGTGCGCGTATCGCGAATCTCGAAGTGGAGGTGAGGTCCGCCCGAAGACCCGCTATTGCCCGATTTCGCGATCTCGTCGCCTTTTTGATAAGTGTATCGGCCTGCGATCGGATAGAGGTCTAGGGCGAACTGCTGAAGTCGGTATTGTTCTGATTTAACGTATGCGGCCAGCACGGAATCGAATTCACTTAGGTGTGCATAAACGGAAGTTTTTCCGTTGGGATGTTTCATATAAAGCACCTTTCCGAATCCGGCCGGACCTACTCGAATACGGACGATCTCGCCGCGCTCAACCGCATAAACCGGTTTTCCTTCGACCCCTCCCGTTTTTATGTCGATTCCACTGTGGAAGTGATTGCTGCGCAATTCACCGAACGATCCACTGAGATACAATGGCGGATCGAGTGGAGGGTGCCAGTCTTGAGCGGAAGCTGTCAGCTGCAGTGTGATGAGGAGAAGGAGTAAGGTGCGCATGAATTGAATTAAGTAGCCATTGGCCGTTTGCTCATGGCTATTAGCGTTGGATTCAGTGGTGGTGATTATACCTTCAGAACCCATTCTTGAAGCCAAAAATAGGAATATCGAGATTCGATCAGCTTTATTTTCTATTGATTCCTGTCTTGTCCTGAAATAGGTTGACACAAATTAAGTCAATCATTAAGGAAAGAAAAGAGGTTTATCCAATGGGCTTGCGCCTGCGTGTAGCCAAGGAGTATGTTCAAGGCGATCAAAGTGGTTATCAATTAGCTAGAAAGTACAATGTGAGTAAAGCTTCTGTAACTCGGTGGGGACGTGAATATGGAAAGCGCTATTGCGAGAGTCCACCGTTAAATCGTATTTTGGAACCTATGAAAGAGCAGGGAAAGTTCCGGCGAGAGGGAGAGGATACTGCGGCCTACATACGCCGTTTGGAGCGCTCCTTGGAGGAAGCCCAGGACAAGGCTTATCTCTTGCGACGTGTCATAGAGCTCAGCGAAGAAGAGCTTGGTATTGAGCTGCCAAAAAAGTCTATTACCACGTCCAAGAAGTAAACGAGCGCAAGAGTGTTTCGTATGGATGTAGACTGCTTGGTATGAGCCGTCAGGCTTATTACAAACATCTTCATAGTCGTAAGGAGCGTGAAGAGGGCCATTTTAGGCTCCTTTATGCTGTTCGGGAGTTGCGTAAAGCTCACCCGAGAATGGGTTCTAGAAAGCTACATAAGCTGTTATCGGAACACCCTGACGTTATCGGAAGAGACCGCTTCATGCGGCTATTACGCGAACATGGGCTATTGGTTCGCAGGAAACGTAATCCGGTTCGAACCACCAACTCAAATCATATCTACAGGCGTTATTCGAACTTAGTTAAGGGGATGGTCATCGACCGTCCTATGCAGGTGTGGGTAAGCGATATCACCTATGTGGATTTAGGTGGAAAGCATGCCTACTTGAATCTGATCACCGATGCTTACTCACGTAAGATCGTCGGCGCAAAGCTAGCCCCGACATTAGCTTCCAGGCATACGCTTGAAGCATTGAAGAATGCGTTAAAGGCAGAAGGCACCCCTGAGTATCATCACTCTGATAGAGGCATTCAATACTGCTGTCATGAATACGTAGGTGAGCTAAAGAAGTACAACATTCAAATCAGCATGACCCAGACCGGAGATCCACTCGATAACGCCATTGCAGAACGAGTCAACGGAATCATCAAGAACGAATACCCGTACCCATTTATCAAACGAAATCGAGACATCGATCGATGTCTGATCAAGGCTCTTGAAGCCTATAACACTGTAAGATCACACATGTCTTGTAACATGGAAACACCACAACGAATCCATGAACTGTCAACCCAATTAAGGAATAGAAATCAAGTGTTAACTTACATCAGTCATTAATACCCAAGTATTAAGGCCAATGGCTAATGGCTAACGGCCAACAGCGGCATTTTAATGCCTTGAAATATAAATCTTGCCGCGTTTGCGCTCAAACTGCCTAAACACTACATTTGTTGTAACCTAGATTCCGAACTGCATGAGCGAATTAGCGCGAACGGTGGAGCAATTGGAGGCGGATTTGGCTCAGTTTGTGAAAAAATATCACGAGCTCAAATCGGTTAATCAAGATCTCAAACGGCAACTGGTCGAAGCGGAGCGACGCATCAATGAGTCGCGTGAAAAGGTCGGGCAAATGGAACGGGAGAATGAACTGATCCGCATGGCGGGAACCTTGGCGGGTAGTGACCCATCCGGCCGAGAGGCCGCCAAGTCAAAGATCGGTGAGTTAGTACGGGAAATTGATAAGTGCGTAGCACAATTGAATGGATAAAAAATGAGCCCGGATACGCTTAAGATCAAAGTGAGCATTGGGAACAGGACTTATCCGCTCACGATAAAACGGTCCGATGAGGAATCGGTCCGCAAAGCGGCAAAGACCATTGAGTCGATGCTGAAAGACTTCCAGCGCAATTATGCGGTGCAGGATCAGCAAGACCTGCTCGCGATGTGCGCTCTGCAGTTGGCCACAAAGGTGGAGCAAACTCAGCACAATGCCGTGGTAGTGGATAAAGGCATTACC is part of the Flavobacteriales bacterium genome and encodes:
- a CDS encoding M23 family metallopeptidase, with amino-acid sequence MRTLLLLLITLQLTASAQDWHPPLDPPLYLSGSFGELRSNHFHSGIDIKTGGVEGKPVYAVERGEIVRIRVGPAGFGKVLYMKHPNGKTSVYAHLSEFDSVLAAYVKSEQYRLQQFALDLYPIAGRYTYQKGDEIAKSGNSGSSGGPHLHFEIRDTRTEHPLDPIAEGFEIADHRAPLMENLMLVPIGRDALCNGERKTFTLPLIRSGVGEYRVSRPGYYKLSGTWGFAIETVDQQDGGSNKNGTVALKMWLNDSLHYQHSIDEFSFDETRYLNSLITFDQYKCCSDQASKLYVEPNNQLSFVQGNPAGYSFSDSSSYNLKIEASDRAGNRSILEFDFEGITPESQVSLSDQPLVYPDDQLWLAHNEVHRLPADDARCIIPAGVLYADTYFPVEVSEPSGSMHKSRPFFSPVYRFGHTGIPAHTYFTLDLPLESLPTGLREEQLCFVEIEDNGRLEWWPGDWTAGRFVGRSREFGRYAITADTLAPSIDPVNIFARKNMNKDSTILVRISDDFSGIDQITGTIDNEWVLMEWNPKTRRLWYTFDEHCGPGEHTFELRVTDNCSNTAEYLVFFSR
- a CDS encoding T9SS type A sorting domain-containing protein — encoded protein: MTSPYWYEYNENLSLPIYSGALSPIPGSGELSVAPEFSAPGNHDYTLLPWSLCIDAGIDSFPVPIPFDLSGSSRVSGSHTDLGALEFNNTVNLDEVKQRDEIRFRLYPNPTADHFTLDVELRYRSNLTVTIYAADGSLVGREAVHRAAGPYKKDFSIVDLAAGRYLMELQKDYGRFVESLVVND
- a CDS encoding cell division protein ZapA encodes the protein MSPDTLKIKVSIGNRTYPLTIKRSDEESVRKAAKTIESMLKDFQRNYAVQDQQDLLAMCALQLATKVEQTQHNAVVVDKGITDRLEALSDQLASVLAE